In Desulfosporosinus youngiae DSM 17734, the genomic stretch CACGACGTTGCAACCAGGGTCCAATTGGTGTCCTCTTTGTCAGCCAAGCGTTCCTTGACTCGTTTAAGTGTCCTTTCCCGATCGTCTGCAGTCAAAGCCGTAGACAAATGCTCCACACACTCCCGGCCAAAGTGTTCCGAAAAATAGTCCGCTAATACGGCGGCACTTTGAACCGTATTCAGGATAACTAGTCTCGGTCCCGGAAACTTACTGATCCACTTAGCAAGCTCCGCTGTGTTTTTAGGGGATAAATCATAATGATAAGAAATCCGATTGTTTTCATAAACCGCAAGGCGACTGCGCAGTTCGTCAGCGATGATTTCCGGTACAGAGTGAGAAATCTCGCTGGCTGCGATTTCCGGGATTGTCCAGAATCGATTCAGTGAGCCAGAGGCCAGAACCCAGTAGCAGCCCCATTCCGCAGCATAAATATTGATCCACTTCCAGGCAATAGGCAGAAGTTTAGCCGGCAAGGCGGCATGGGATTCATCTACAAAAACGGCACTGCCGGGCAATTCATGCAAGCGGCGCAGAGTTGAGGTGGAATTCGCGGCCAGGGTTTCAAAAAAAGCAACGGCCGTTGTGACAATAATGGGTGCCCGCCAAAGGGCAGTCAGGTGTCTGGCCTCTTCGCTTTCAAAGTCCGCCCGGTGGTGCAGCTCCGCCACAACCTCTTCAGCCCTTTCCCCCGGCAAAACGAGGGTCTTCCGATAGGTATCGACCGATTGTTTAATGATATTCGTAAAGGGCAGCACAACAAAGATGCGCCTCAGCCCACGTTTTTCCGCCTGAGCCAGCAAATGAGCCATAACCGCTGTTGTCTTTCCCGATCCCACCGGGCTGTCACAGGAGGTTATGCCGGCGTTAATGCCGGCATCCCGGCAAGCAAAATACATCTCATTGCGCAGAGCGTTCCGATCATCGTCAGTTCCTTTCTTCTTTAGCTCTGCAATATGCCGGTCTAATTGGGCAAGCCGTTCGGCGGCACACAATTGAACCGGAGTCATTTCAGCCGGATACTTCCGGTAATGAATCGCCGTATCGGTGTGGTCCCCATCGACGAGGCAGGATAAAAGCATCCGCAGGAAAACCGATTGATCTCCTTTGATATCTTCCTCACCATATTCAAAATGACTATCAATAAGACTATTGTGGATGGCTTCAAGTTCCGGCAGCTCTTTGTCCACCTCTGAGGCAATGGAGCTGTCCCGAAAAACCGCATCTCCTCTATCCATCTCAACCGTAAAATCGGGAAAGCCCATGTGGTGAGCCTGGATGACAGCGGCAGAGAGCGCAGAAAGGTGTTCGCCTTTCAAAAAATAGGCCGCTCCCGCATCAACGTGATTGCGTGGAAGGGATTTATCTGATTTTTTCGATTTATCTGGCTTTTTTCCGGAAAGCACATCCTGATTTTCTTGGTTCAGCTTGCCCAGATCGTGAAAGGTGGAAGCTTTTTCTGTGATCTGTGACAGCAGTGTTTTGTCACAATTTGCATAGCGGCTGATATCCTGCACATATTCCTGTACAAGGGTCTTTACACCACGAATATGCATCGGGTACTCCTGCTCGGGAATATCGTCTTTTTTACTGTGCGCGTAATAAATCATACCAGCATCAAGTCGCTTACGGAACTCACCTTAGCCTGCAATTCCTCCGGCAGAGCGGCCCTATCTTCATAGTCGTTCCAGCGGGTCGATGCAATAGTCCCATCGCCAATCCGCTTTGGTGTAAGCGCTTCCAAAAGAAGATAATCCGGACAACTGCCCAAGGCATTCAGATGCTCAATATACCAGGCATGACGAATGCGCACATCGGTGCGAATGGCGGAACGGTTCAAATCATACGCTCTGGGAATTAACAGCTTAAGTAAGTCAATATCTTCCTTCGTGCAACCGGTCTTGCCTGCATAATTGGGATTCACAAAAAACGGCATACAATACACGCCATGTTCCACAATCCGGAAGGCCAACGGAGCCATTCCGCCTTGTTTATCCTCCTGTACTCCGGCTTTTTTGGTGTTCGTGTGGCGTATTACATTGACCGGTGAAATGGATACCCCCACACCGAATTGAACAACACCCGTTTTAATAAATCCCTTATTGGCTCCTTTTTCTAAAAAGGTATTGCCAAAGACCCGGGCATCCCAATATTTTTGCACAAAGGTACTTTCTAAAAATTCCTTCTGATCAAAGTTTTTGACGTCCTTGGACATCTCCCCTGTGATAGACTTCAAGTCGCGGTCGCGGGACTCCAATATGCTGTATCTCTCTGAATTGCTCACATAAATCTGAGGAAGGCTCTGGAAAAATAAACTGTCGTGGTCATCCACTAAATCACGAAGCTTGCGTTTGAAAGAAACCGGTGAAATTTCCCCCAGGCCATTGGGACGCTGGCGGGGATCACTCTCTCTGTCCGGGTCCCCATTCGCATTTGAATTGACCACTTCAATCACCAAAAGCCCGGTTGCCCGCTTAATCTCACTGTTCATCGTCAGTTCCTCCTTCATTATTATCCTGATCGTTATCAGCACCGCTTGCTGTTACTGAAGGCTCTCTTTTAGGAAAGGATGCCAGATAGCCGATAAACAGCTGTGCCTTTTCTATATCCGTGAATCGTGTTGAGCCCGTCACTGTCACTTTCAGTTTGTTAGCCGCATTTTCATACAAATTGAGATACCAGCGTGCTCTCCAACTCTCTTCATTTTTTGTGGAAATATTTTTGAAACGGTATTGTTTGGCCCAGGTTATATAGGGATTCATGCGAAGAGATAATTGAGCCATCGCCTGATAGGGCGTTTCACCGGCTGTTGTAAACAGGGCACTGCCCGCCAGCTGTGGTGGGACATCCCCGCTTCGCACAACTTTACAGTACAAGGTATGCAGTTCGTCGGATATTTTCAGGAGCTGTCCGACCAAATAAGCCATGTTTTCCATGTAGTTCTCCTTTCGATCACCCCGTTTATAAAGCAGCAGCCCAAGGAAAGACAACAACGGAACCGTTTCATTTTTTAATCTTTCTAAGGCCTTCTCCTCTTTCTTGTCCTTGCATTTTGAACCTCCGTGCATCCAGTTGCCCATATAGCTTATCAACCCGGATGAATGATTAAGTACGGTATGCAGGTAATTGTCGATCATACTTTCCTGCATAAGGTCGAGCAGCAATTCCATCCCCTGATAATATTTCATTCGCTCAACGTCAGTCTTGCCCTGGGCCAATTCCCCGTTTTGCTTCCAGACATTGTTGACGATGCGGGCCACCTGCAGGGGAAAAGGGGTTTTGCGCTCACCTAACTCTGTTTCAGGCGTATTCCAACAACCGGCTCTCCAATCTTCCGCCGCTTTGATGAGCTGATCCGGTGAGCAATTGCGGGTAAATACCACCTTAGAGCGGGCTTTGTCTAATTTGCGGATTGTGAAAATCTGAATAAACTCCGGCTTATCCTTGACTGGAAGACCCTTTAGAGTCCGGATAAAGTCTTGAGCAATGTTTTCAAACCGTGCTTCCGCCTGTATGGAACGTTCCGCTTGACTGACGCCGAAAATTGAAACAAATTTTGGCTGAATCTCCGACAGCTTGGAAGGGTAAGCAAATACAATTTCGTTCTTATCGATTTTCCGCCATGTGACACCCTCCCGCTCCAGGCCGGCAACCCATTCCAGTGATTTTTTGACAAGTGAACGATTTTCCAAAGCAATAGGGTAGGAACCATCATCGATCTGTTCATAACGATACTGGCAGGGTTGCCCGTTAAACATCGAACGCAAAGTTACCTCAAATCCACTGAGTTTCACGCTTGGCATCGGTTCATTGGGATTAACAAAAGGAATTCCAAAGGCGTCATTCCCAGCACCTTCAGGCTCTTTCGAGGCATTCAACAAGCTGGATGCCAATAGCCTATCGTTGATCCACTCGGTGGTGTGCCGGCTTGTTACGGGATACCCATACTGTCGCCAGTCAAACAAATCTAAAACAACGGAAATTGATACCCCAGTGTCGTCGTGATGATTTTTTTTAGGGTCGCCTTTATGGAATAGCACGGCAAGCAGAATACCGAGGTCCTCTTGTTTTTGAAGCTTAGTAAAAATGCACTTTTCCAATGCGGATTTGAAGCTCTTGTCCGACCCGTTTTTGAAACCGGACGCTAAACGGATTAATTCTGAAAGGAGGGTTCCTTCAGGTTGTTCCTGATTTCCAATTAAGTCCGAAAGGGTCTGGGAAATACTATGTAAGCTTCTCTCGATTTTTTTGACAATACTTTCTTTCCAATTGTCATCGACACACCATAATTTAATTTTTTCAAAATCAGGGGGGATAGTACCTTTTTCAATCTGCTCCAGCTCGGAAATCTGATTTTCATTGGTGATGCGGTATAGGGGAACGATATTGAAAGCGGGAAATGTTCCTTGATTGTTCCCGTATTTTCTCAGCGACTGGGCAAGCTCTGCGCTTATGCTCTCAAGTCCACGAATCGAGCCGTCCTGGGCAAGCCATATCCGTATACAGGGGGCTTTGGCAGTAACCTTGGGTAAGGGTTTATATTCTCTATGCCACTCCTTGGTGCTAATCCCTTTATTTTTTAAAGCAGTGGATAAACTATACAATTCATTGAGCATAGGTTTTACCCCTTTGCGGATACTCCAACACGCCGTTTTGAATGACAAGGTCATTGTCGTATACATAGGAAACCGGAGAGGCATATCCTTTGGCAAAAACCTGTCTCAGCATAGAGGGTATGATTACGGAGCTCGTACCAGACAGCACCTGTGTCGTGTCCCGAAATTCACCAAAATAGGAAGGGGTAAATTCTTTCCACCCCAAGGTCGGAAGGGAATAGCACTGACCTCGTTTCAGTCTTCTTTCAAAAATACTTTGATAAGCATGGCCGGGTGAGGTCGTTCTTTTATCCCATTGCACCGCCCTTTCCGGCAACCTGCCTTTTTCTTTGGCGGGAACAACTTCTGCGTACAGTCTATAACAAACATCAATTAACACAGTGGCATACAACTGATAATTATTTCCCTCTTTAATCGATTTGGGATTTCGCAGAGGTCCTCCATAGTTAGTGCAATAAGAATGGTATTGTATGGGCGCACACAACTCCACTTTTGTGGGAATTATTTCTACGCCAGGCCCCCATAAGACGGATTCAAAAATAGCCTTAACTGCAGAATAGGTGGGGGCCGGATAGCTGACCGGACAGTCGCCGCTGTCCGGTCTTGTCCACATGGCGGTGTTGCCGGCTATCTCCATGGCAACTGGATACGACAATTGAACCATGAACATCCTCCTCTCTGATCAAATTATGCTTGTCTTCCTAAATTATAGCTTTCCTATTACCATATTTTGTGTCGTATTTTGTTGTTATTAGGATTGATAAATAAAAAGAATGTCTTAACCCGATTTTGGGAAAGACATTCTTATTGCACAAATAGACGTATATATTTCAATCCACGCTCCTATGTAGAGAACGACATCTTTACAATACCATAAATGTTAAAATATGTGAACATTTTATTGCCTTTATTATATTGGTTTTATATAAGTCTACATGTAAAATAAAGTTTTATATAAGTCTAAATGTAAAGTAAAATCTTTTAAGAATAAAGCCTTCACCTTTGCATATCCTCTAGTAGAGTTCAGAATTTCTCAGACAGGAGAGGAGGCTATATCATGATAAAAATTTTTTCTACGAAAAAATTCCTAAGCATTCGCAAAAAAGTTTCAAACGATGCTAGCATCACCGAAACCTGCTGTAAATATAGTATCAGTATTCGTTGCATCAGCTCTGCGATTGGTTTTCCCAAGAAATCGGACATGGCACAAAAGCAGCGAAACAAAATAAGCCCCATCTTTGGACTGTTCATTGCTTTCCAAAGACGCAGCTCCCGTCAGTAACTTCACCTAGGTGATGACTAGGGGAATAATTCCCCCTGCTTCCTATCATAGGGACGTCATCGTAATTCTTCATGGAAAAGCAGAGTTTGGCCTCCTTTAGGTGCTTACCAATCTCGGCGACCCCTAAAAATGAACATAGTTATTTCTATACTTTTCCATTCCGAAGAAAAACAACAATATTATTGCGACTTGCTAAAATTATTTCTCCGGCGGTACAAATTCCAGCAGATCGCTAATGTCACAATCAAGTACCGTACATATCCGGGCCAGAACATCCGTGTCCAATCTGCTTATACTGTTATTACAATAATTGTTGATTTGAGAACGCTGCATTTCCGCTCTGTGACTCAGCTTGTTTTTGCTGATTCCCTCTTTTTTAATCAGTTCATCCAACTTTATTTTGATTGTTCCGTATTCCATCGGAATTCCCCCCTTGTCCGTTAGCAACCCGTATCATTGACATATATAGTATGCTCTTAGTAGAATGAACATATAAGCTCTAATATGTCTTGTTAGACTAGTTGCACACTAACGCAAAGGGAGAGAATAAAATGGATACTGCGAAAGCCAAAAAAGCTCTGATAAAGCTTGCCAAGCAGAAGGGTGTAAGCGAAGAGGCCCTACGCCATGAAATCAAACTTGCCATAACGGAAGCCCTTAAAAGTCCTGAGCCACAGGCACAAACGTTTTGGAAATCCATCCCCCACAAGGGAGAACAGCCAACGCCGGAGGAAGTCATTGCGTACATAGCGGATACAGTAAAGGATTAATGCAATAAACATCTGACAGAGTTGGCCCGAAATGCTTTTAAGCAAAGGTATTTAAATCTTGAAAGAAGTCCATCTCAAACCTTAGATGAAAGAGGGGGCAGATCACAGGCGGTCATTATAAAGGCCTGTTCCAAAATCTCAAACCTTTGCGATTTTAGAACAGGCCCAGCCATATAGAATTTATAAATCCGCCAGCATTTCTTCCTTGTCCGGCGTCTCAATAGTTAAAAGCGGAGTATTTTCATGACCCTAACGGGCACGACAAATATTACTTCATAAACTTCTTAAGCAGAGACAACGGGTACCTATTTCAATCCACGCTCCCATGTAGGGAGCGACGCTGCACTTACAACGGCTACACAGGCCGAAGCCGTTTCAATCCACGCTCCCATGTAGGGAGCGACCTCTGCGCTTATACCAGTCTCACGGCTCACTCGCTGTTTCAATCCACGCTCCCATGTAGGGAGCGACCCTCCGAATTCAACTAACTCCTCAAACCCCTTACAGTTTCAATCCACGCTCCCATGTAGGGAGCGACCTTAGCTTTGAGTTATTGTCAATTGCCCAGCTGCGTTTCAATCCACGCTCCCATGTAGGGAGCGACCCGGCGGTTACCGGATTAGATGCCCCATGAAAGGTTTCAATCCACGCTCCCATGTAGGGAGCGACAGCAAAAGTCAGGAAAAACTATTGTTCAAAGAACAACTCCATCCCACATCCTTCCATATTACACTAAAACCGCCAACTTCACTCTCACATTTCTACATGTTTCAACAAATTTACTTACGTCTCGCGGTGCGAACCTCCCAGGGATTTTATGTACGCTATAGGTTCGCACTAAATAATCTGCACATCCTCAACATCAAAAAAATCTTGACAATAATGTACTAGACCTTATTTTGACAAATAAAACCGCAGATTATCTCTCTTCATTACTTCCATCAGAATCTAAAGTCAGAGAAATCCTGCCCGGTGCAGAAATCCCGCATAAAGGTCCAGCCCAACGTTTTCTAAAGCCGCCGCAATATCATGGACCAAAAAGAGTATAACAAGGGGAGAAAGCCTTTAAAAGCCCTGTCCTGGGGTTTATGGATTCAGGTTCAATTCCTTCACTCTTTGCAGATAAGCAAAAACCCTGCGCAGCCAATCTTCCTTAAGACCAAAGGTTCGGCTCCACTGGGAAATCAGGTCCGGATCGGGAAAACCAGGATTTTCATTGGACAGCTCTTTGCGCTTGGCAAGGAGGGAGCAGATCTCTTCGTCCAGAGGAGCCAACCCCTGGCAGTAATAATCCGTAGGTGGGTGAAAGGGCATAGCTTTCATGCACTCAACCTTCTTTCCAGTTGTTTATGAATCCTACTCCAGTTACTTCCACCATTATCGTCTTTTTCCTGCCTTACTGATTTTTTATGCCTTAACTATCTTCTTATCCACCGGCTAAACGTGGCAGCCGGCACAAACATGTCCCCATACGCGCCAACGTGTCGCGTATGGGGACAAACCCGATTTCAAATGATTATAACCGAAGAGCCGGTAACTGTGATTTTAATCAAGGTTACCGGCTCTGCTATTAGGCCTTAACAGCAATCTCCCGCTCATATAGTTTGCGGCCCTCATCAGTAAGCAGAGGAATAACCATTCCCCAGACGCATTCCTTAAGTTCAACCTTTTCCGGAAAAGACTCTGCTTCCAGCTTGCTAAGCTCGGACCAGTACATTGTGACCATTCGCAAGGCTTTGCATAAATGATCATACTGGTGAGGATAGTCTTCCTTTTTGATCAGTCCGGCCAAGCTAAGATTTTGGAAAGTCCTTTGCCAAAGAATCTTATTTTCTCTCAGCATTCTGATTTGTATTTCATTAATTTTGGCACTGACTTGAGCCAACTGAGTACGATGACCGAAATAAAAGGCAAGCTGCTCCTGGAGCTCCTGAATGTGAACGATGAGCTCAGCCAGCTCCCCAAGGGTTTGAGGGGCTGGTCTGGGCTTATACTCTTTTT encodes the following:
- a CDS encoding CRISPR-associated helicase/endonuclease Cas3, with amino-acid sequence MHIRGVKTLVQEYVQDISRYANCDKTLLSQITEKASTFHDLGKLNQENQDVLSGKKPDKSKKSDKSLPRNHVDAGAAYFLKGEHLSALSAAVIQAHHMGFPDFTVEMDRGDAVFRDSSIASEVDKELPELEAIHNSLIDSHFEYGEEDIKGDQSVFLRMLLSCLVDGDHTDTAIHYRKYPAEMTPVQLCAAERLAQLDRHIAELKKKGTDDDRNALRNEMYFACRDAGINAGITSCDSPVGSGKTTAVMAHLLAQAEKRGLRRIFVVLPFTNIIKQSVDTYRKTLVLPGERAEEVVAELHHRADFESEEARHLTALWRAPIIVTTAVAFFETLAANSTSTLRRLHELPGSAVFVDESHAALPAKLLPIAWKWINIYAAEWGCYWVLASGSLNRFWTIPEIAASEISHSVPEIIADELRSRLAVYENNRISYHYDLSPKNTAELAKWISKFPGPRLVILNTVQSAAVLADYFSEHFGRECVEHLSTALTADDRERTLKRVKERLADKEDTNWTLVATSCIEAGVDLSFKNGFRELGSLVSLLQASGRVNREGLLDDAEMWTFCILEDGLLKFNPGLKDSATVLKGYFEEDKAIAPELSTQSLADEIALYGRSKKHENLVTDEKLRNFREVERNFKVIDSDTRLVVVDLAVAKRLQYGKVDWQELQKVSVQIAKYKLDELRTPVIMDHIYRWNLEYDDFLGYMASIVKLKKYRGEAIII
- a CDS encoding type I CRISPR-associated protein Cas7, coding for MNSEIKRATGLLVIEVVNSNANGDPDRESDPRQRPNGLGEISPVSFKRKLRDLVDDHDSLFFQSLPQIYVSNSERYSILESRDRDLKSITGEMSKDVKNFDQKEFLESTFVQKYWDARVFGNTFLEKGANKGFIKTGVVQFGVGVSISPVNVIRHTNTKKAGVQEDKQGGMAPLAFRIVEHGVYCMPFFVNPNYAGKTGCTKEDIDLLKLLIPRAYDLNRSAIRTDVRIRHAWYIEHLNALGSCPDYLLLEALTPKRIGDGTIASTRWNDYEDRAALPEELQAKVSSVSDLMLV
- the cas5 gene encoding CRISPR-associated protein Cas5, yielding MVQLSYPVAMEIAGNTAMWTRPDSGDCPVSYPAPTYSAVKAIFESVLWGPGVEIIPTKVELCAPIQYHSYCTNYGGPLRNPKSIKEGNNYQLYATVLIDVCYRLYAEVVPAKEKGRLPERAVQWDKRTTSPGHAYQSIFERRLKRGQCYSLPTLGWKEFTPSYFGEFRDTTQVLSGTSSVIIPSMLRQVFAKGYASPVSYVYDNDLVIQNGVLEYPQRGKTYAQ
- a CDS encoding helix-turn-helix domain-containing protein, with product MEYGTIKIKLDELIKKEGISKNKLSHRAEMQRSQINNYCNNSISRLDTDVLARICTVLDCDISDLLEFVPPEK
- a CDS encoding TetR/AcrR family transcriptional regulator; its protein translation is MNRKQEILNLARRLFAEKGYNGVSMRDIAESLRISVGNVTYYFKRKEELIEAIVLDMQKEYKPRPAPQTLGELAELIVHIQELQEQLAFYFGHRTQLAQVSAKINEIQIRMLRENKILWQRTFQNLSLAGLIKKEDYPHQYDHLCKALRMVTMYWSELSKLEAESFPEKVELKECVWGMVIPLLTDEGRKLYEREIAVKA